One region of Plasmodium reichenowi strain SY57 chromosome Unknown, whole genome shotgun sequence genomic DNA includes:
- a CDS encoding rifin produces the protein MKLKYSKILLFFILLNILVSSPQKNPSIITTHHTATTISRVISEGDTQSSIYDNDADIKSVKENFDRQTSQRFEEYKERVKDKRQKRKEERDKNIQNIIDKDKREKSLEEKIEKGCLRCGCGLGGVAASVGLFGGLGTYGWEMSATAAAIAKVAADAKAAGDAAGVNALIEKLKETFGIEELWGSSLADAVTTENYFDAAIIVDGVKQQYELLCKPLSTCDVYSRPYFYKSMPRDEGTLNVVKGAKMLVEEAVKEATKVTTEFTGTETAVESSHLYSAIGYSVLVILIIVLVMIIIYLFLRYRRKKKMNKKAQYTKLLKE, from the exons ATGAAACTGAAGTACtctaaaatattattatttttcattctattaaatatattg GTAAGTTCCCCTCAAAAAAATCCATCCATCATAACAACACATCATACAGCAACTACTATATCACGAGTAATAAGCGAAGGTGACACACAATCGTCAAtttatgataatgatgCGGATATCAAATCAGTGAAAGAAAATTTTGATAGACAAACTTCACAACGTTTTGAAGAATACAAAGAACGTGTGAAAGATAAACGCCAAAAACGTAAAGAAGAACGTgacaaaaatatacaaaacATTATTGATAAAGATAAAAGGGAAAAATCATTAGAAGAGAAAATAGAAAAAGGTTGTCTTAGGTGTGGATGTGGGCTAGGAGGTGTTGCTGCAAGTGTTGGATTATTCGGGGGATTGGGTACCTATGGCTGGGAAATGTCTGCTACTGCTGCGGCTATAGCTAAGGTTGCTGCGGACGCTAAAGCCGCTGGTGATGCTGCAGGTGTGAATGCACTAATTGAAAAGTTAAAAGAAACATTCGGTATAGAGGAATTATGGGGTAGTTCATTGGCAGATGCCGTTACTACAGAAAACTACTTTGATGCGGCTATAATTGTTGATGGTGTCAAACAACAATATGAATTATTGTGCAAGCCACTCTCAACATGTGACGTATATTCGAGACCTTACTTTTACAAAAGTATGCCAAGAGATGAAGGTACACTAAATGTAGTAAAAGGTGCAAAAATGCTTGTTGAAGAAGCTGTGAAAGAAGCTACTAAAGTAACTACTGAGTTTACTGGAACTGAAACAGCAGTTGAAAGTTCACATTTATACAGTGCTATTGGCTACTCCGTCCTTGTCATATTGATTATTGTTTTAg